GGCACCAGCGGCGGCAACAACACCGACCTGACTGCGACCCTGTGCTGCTCGGGCACGCTGGGCGCGCTCCTGCGGCGCGACGGCGACCTCTTCATCCTGAGCAACAACCACGTCCTCGCGAAGTCCGACAAGGGTGACGCCGGCGACCCCATCGGCCAGCCCGGACTCGCCGACAACAACTGCAGCGCGGGCAAGGTGGTCGCGCACCTCACGCAGAAGGCGCCGCTCCAAAGCAGCAACGTCGATGCCGCCATCGGCAAGATCGTGGACGGCCAGGTCGCGACCAGCGGCAGCATTCTCGCGCTGGGACCGGCCGGCTCGACCAGCATCGCTGCCGCCCCGCCGTCGTCGACACTCGCCGATCCCGCCACCGTCATGAGCTCGAACACCGGGGTGGCGAAGAGCGGACGCAGCACCGGCCTCACCTGCTCTGCGCTGCAGTCGGTCAGCACCAGCGTCTCGGTGGACTACGACGGATCCTGCGGCGGCGCGAAGGCCTTTACCGTCACCTTCCACGGCCAGGTGGTGGTCGGGGGCGGCAGCTTCAGCGCCGGCGGCGACTCCGGCTCGCTCGTCGTCACCTCCGACAACGCGCGGCCCGTCGCCCTGCTCTTCGCCGGCAACGACACCAGCACCGTCGCCAACCCCATCCAGGACGTGCTGCAGGCGCTCCAGAACAGCACCACGAAGTCCTTACCGACGATCGTCGGCGGGAGCGACCACGGGGTGAGCTGCGCCCCGACCGCGACGGTGCAATCCGCCGCCGCGCCGGCTGGAGCAAGTGCTCCGCTTTCGACCGGGGCCCTCGCGCGCGCCATGGGCGTGAAAGAAAAGTGGGCGGCCTCACTGATGTCGGACCCCGCGATCTCGGGCGTCGGCGTGGGCCACAGCGACGACCAGCCGGGCGAGCCCGCCATCGTGGTCTACCTGAGCGGCGCCACGCTACAACCGGTGCCGCGCGAGATCGAAGGCGTGCGCACCAAGGTCATCCGCGGGACTACGTTCACCGCGCGCAGCGAGCAGGCGGCCGGTGGCACGCGGCCACTTGCGCTGGAACGCGACGAGTTCCAGCGCGGCCTGGCCGCCAAGGAGCGCAACGCGCCGGCCCTGCTGCAGCAGGCGGGCATCGTGGGCGTTGGCGTGGGCCGCAGCGACGACGCGCCCGGCGAGACGGCGATGATCATTTATGTCGAGCGCGGCAAGGCGCACGCGGCGATCCCCGCGACCATCGACGGCGTCCGCACACGCGTTGTCGCGGGCGAGCGCTTCCGCGCCTTTCGTTGGAACGAGAAGACGAGCCCGCCACGCGCCTGCAAGATCTCTCGGTAGAGGCGCCCAGAAGGCCGTCTCTACCGCTTCGCCTGCGCGATCACCAGGCCACGCGGGGTTGGCAGGAATACCACGGAGAGCAGTCCTTCCGCCTGCATCCGCAGAGCCTGCTCGCGCACGACTTTGTAGTGCGTGCTGGCGTCGTGCATCAGGATCAGCCCGTTCGGGCTCATCTGCGGCAGGAAGTGCCGCACCTCCTGCTCCCGGATGGCGAGGTCGGAGTCGCAGAACAGCAGGTCGATCTGGCCATCCACCTTCGCGTCGAGCGACGACTCGTTGCGCATCTCGATCCAGCGCGCCACGCCCGAGGCCTCCACGCGCTCTTTCGCCTTCGCGAACACCCTGGGGTCGTATTCGATGGTGACGAGCTTGCCCTCGCCGTTCTCGCGCAGGCCCTCGGCCAGACGGATGGTCGAGAGCGCGGTGAAGGTCCCGGTCTCCACGATGAGCCGCGGCTTCGCCGTCTTCACCAGCTCCTTCAGGAAGTCGAGCACCTCGACCTCGGCGCTCATCGTGTCGTACATCCGCCAGCGCTCCGGATGCGGGCACTCCGCGGTCGCGGGCGTGTACTCCGGCTGCGTCGCCTCGCCGAAGGCTGCCGTATGCTCCAGGATGCGGTGCTCCTCTTTTCCGCGCAGGAAGCGCGGCACGACCACCGCGATCAGCGCCGCTCCCAGCAGCATCTCGCCCAGCGAGAACAACTGCGCCGTATCGAGCGCGTGCGGATATCCCGCCGGCAGCGTGATGCCGAATACGCCGTTGTACCAGTCGACGAAGCCGCGCCCGAAGCTCTCGCCCAATGCGAAGCTCTTGCCCTCGATGTACCGGATGAACTCGATGAAGAACCGCGCCGCGCCCGTCAGGAAGAAATACTCGCCCAGCACCGTCCCCGCGGGCCGCTGCAGCTGCGCTGCCCGCTTGCCCTCGTTCCACAGGAACCAGAAGATGAGCGCGCTGAGGATGAGTTCGTAGATGGGCGTCGGGTGGACGCACTCGCTGGTCGGCACCAGCCCGTTCGGGAAGCGCATGCACCACGGCAGGGAAGTCGGGATGCCGTAATCGCCGTCGCCCGAGACCAGGCAGCCCAGCCGTCCGATGCCGTAGCCGAGCGCGGTCGCGGGCGCGCACGCGTCGAGCAGGACGAGCACTGGGACCCTGTGGTGGCGCGCCCACCACAGCAGCGTCAGCGCGCATAAGACGAGCGAACCGTGCCACGTGAAGCCTGTGCGGCTGAAGAGGGTCTCGAAGGGATGCGCGGCCAGCTCATGCGGCGTCTCGAACGCCGAGTAGAGTTTCGCACCGACCACGCCCATCACGCCCAGCAGCAGCGTCAGGTTCGCGGCATCGCCCGGCAGCCGCCGCCGCCGGAATTCGCCGCGCAGCACGTAGTAGCTGGCGACCAGCGCCAGCCACACCACGAGCCCGAACGTGCCGAGCTCGAGCGGTCCGATCTTGATATAGGGGAACAAGCGAGCAGTATAAAGGCCGGCGGCTGACCGCTGGCGGCTCGCCGCGGAGGCACGCTGCCGCGAGCCGGCAGGCCGCGAGCTGCCGGCCTACTTCAGCGCCCAGCCCTCGATCTCGCCCGTCATCGTCAGGAGCTGCATCTGCGCCTTGCTGAGCTCGAAATCGGCATCGAGGAACTGCGAGTAGCGTTCGGCCTCGGCCACGCGCGCCTCTTCCTGGTCGCGCAGCGAGGCCGTCCCGGCCTGCACGCGCGCGTTCACCGAGTCCACGTCCGACCGCGCCAGCGCGTGCTCCAGCCGAGCGACCTCGCGCGCCGCCGCCAGCTGTTTCACCGTGCGCTGCAGCCGCAGCGTCTCCGACGACACCTGCTGCTTCACGCCCTCGGCTTCTTTTTTCGCGCGGATGGCCTCGGCGTCCGCGGCTTCGGCGTGCGCGCGTCCCGAGAAGTTCAGGACAGGGAAGCGGATGGCCAGGCCGATGCTCGCGTTGTTGCGCTGGAACTTCTTGAAGAAGTCTTCGAAGTTGTTGAACCTGGCGAACATGCCGTAGGAGCCCGCGAGGTCGACTTGCGGCCAGAGCGACTTGTGCTCGCCCTCGGCGCGCAGCTGCTTCGCGCGCGCGGTCTCGTCCGCGAAGCGCACCGCCGGGCTGGCGTTCGCGGCCTTCTCGCTCAGGTTCTCCTCCTGGCTTACGTCCGGTAGCCGCGGCACGCTCTCCGTCACCGTCTCGATCGAATCGGCCGGCAGGCCGGTCAACTGCGAGAGCCGCATGCGCAGCACGTCGGCCGCGCCGGCGGCCTGCGCCATCCGCATCCGGACGCGCGCGGTCGCCAGCTTCGCTTTCGTCAGCGCGACTTCGGCGTCCAGGCCGGCCTGCACGCGCTCCCCCGTGATCTGCTCCATGCGCAGCGCGGCCTGCTCCTGCTGCTGTTGCACGTGCATCGCCGAGGTCAGCTTGTCGAGCTCGATGTAGGCGCTCGAAGTCTCCAGGATCACCTGGTTGCGCTTGTCCTGGTTGTTGAGCGCGGTCGCGTTCCAGTCCACCTTCGCCGCTTTCATGAACGCGCGATGGCTGGGGTTGATGACGTACTGCCGCGTGTCGACGTTGAAGATGGTGGGCGCGGAGCCCTCGATGGACATCGGGTAGCCGTACGAGTAGCCCAGCCCGGAGCCGAGCGTCACCTGCGGCAGGTACATGTTGCGCAGCTCGAGGTAGTTGGCGTGCGCGCGCTGCTGGTCGGCCGACGCGATGGCCATCGTCCCGCTGTGCCGCAGCGCCAGCTCGATGGCGCGCCGGAACGGCACCGCCTCGGCGGCGGCGTCGGCCGCCGAGAGCACCGCGAGGATCATCAGGACAAGGCACAGCGCGCGAGCTTTCATCACATCACCTGTGGGGAGTGAGTTGGGTGGGGCTTCTATTAGACGATTGGTTGTAATCGACTGGAGACACGTTTGCAACGGAATGACGCATCCCGGCGATGAGTCGTCCTAGCTCCGTGCCGCGCGAAATCCCAGCCATGACAGCACGCCGAGGAACACGACCGCGACGTAGCTGAACCACACCGGTATCTGGAAGTTCCCGATGGCTGCCGGTGTCTGTAGGACCGAGCGCGCGAGCTGCGCGGCGGCTTGCAGCGCGAAGATGAACGCCGCGAGCTTGGTGTATGCACTTTGCGACATGCTGGCCTCCTGTTGGGGTAATAGTGCCCGTCCCGCAGCGGTGTTCGCAAACTTTTCGCATCGTGTTCGCGCCCGCCTCATCTACACTCAAGAGTTCGGGACCCTGCGCAATCATCATCCGTTCATACTTTGGAGACCGGAAGCAAATGCTGCAACGCCCCCAGACCCCAGTCGCACTCCTGATCGCCCTTGCCGTGCTCGCCGGCTGCGGCAAGAACAAGGTAGAAGGCGCCGGCGGACCGCCCGCGATGCCGGTCAAAGTCCAGACGGCCAGCCTGCAGAAGGTCGGTGACTTCACCGAGTACATCGCGACGCTGCGTTCGCGCCACGCCTCCGTGCTGCAGCCGGAGGTCGAAGGCCAGGTCACGCGCATCCACGTCCGCGCCGGGCAATCGGTGCAGGCCGGCCAGCCGCTCCTGGAGATCGACCCCCGCAAACAGGAAGCGACCGTGGTCTCGCAGGAGGCCGGCACGCGCGCCCGCGAAGCCGCCGTCGCCTACACCGGCCAGGACCTCCAGCGGAAGAAGAACCTGTTTGCCGCCGGCGTGATCTCGAAGCAGGAACTCGACCTCGCGCAGGCTGCCTACGACGCCTCCAAGGCCGAGCTCGACGCCACGCAGGCCGATGTCCGCCAGCAGCGCGTCCAGCTTCACTATTTCCTGGTGAAGGCGCCGGAGGCGGGCATCGTCGGCGACATTCCCGTGCGTGTGGGCGACCGCGTCACCAATCAGACCATCCTGACCACGCTCGACACCGGCGGCGACCTCGAGGCCTACATCTCCGTCCCCGCGGAAAAGAGCGGCGAAGTGAGGGTCGGCATGCCCATCGAGCTGCTCGACGAAGAGGGCAAGCCGATGGCGCGGACCACGGCCTCGTTCGTCTCGCCCCGCGTCGACCCCGAGACGCAGCTGCTGCTGCTCAAGGCCAACGTGCCGAACGCCGAGCGGCGCTTCCGCAACGAGCAGGTGGTGCACGCGCGCGTCATCTTCCGCGAGCAGGAACGCCCGATGATCCCGGTGACGGCGGTCTCGCGGCTGGCGGGCCAGACCTTCGCCTTCGTCGCGGCCAGCGAGAACGGCAAGACCGTCGCCAAGCAGCGCTCGGTGAAGCTCGGCGAGGTCATCGGCAACGATTACGTGGTGCTCGACGGCATCAATCCCGGCGAGAAGGTCATCGTCAGCGGCGTGCAGATGCTGGCTGACGGCATGCCGGTAAACCCAGGCAGTTAGTAGTCGGGAGTTCGTGGCTAACAAGAGCCAGGCCCACTACCGGCTGCCACCTGACAGCTACCGAACAGGGAAGCGATGTTTGTAAAGTTCTTCATTCGACGTCCGGTGTTCGCGACGGTGTGCTCGCTGCTCATCATCCTGGCGGGCGCCATCGCCATCCCCACGCTGCCGGTCGCGCAGTTCCCGACGCTGGCGCCGCCGCAGATCACTGTAGGGTCGTTCTACACCGGCGCGAACGCGCAGGCGGTCGAGACCAGCGTCACCACCATCCTCGAGCAGGCCATCAACGGAGCCGAGGGCATGCGCTACATCAGCTCGCAGAGCGCGAACGATGGCTCCAGCCAGATCACCGCCACCTTCGACCTGAACCGCAGCGTCGACATCGCCGCCGTCGACGTGCAGAACCGCGCCTCCACCGCGCTCGGCCGCCTGCCCGCCGAGGTCCAGACCACCGGCGTGCAGATCTTCAAGAACTCGGGCTCGTTCGTCATGGCTGCCGGGTTCTACTCGCCCGACGGCAAGTACGACTCGCTCTTCATCTCCAACTATCTCGACGTCTACGTCCGCGACGCGCTCAAACGCGTGAAGGGCGTGGGCGACGTCATCATCTTCGGCGAGCGCAAGTACGCCATGCGCTTGTGGCTCGACCCCATCCGGCTCGCCAAGCGCAACCTCACGCCCGGCGACGTGGTCGCCGCGCTGCGCGAGCAGAACGTCCAGGTCGCCGCCGGCCAGGTCGGGCAGCCGCCCACCTTCTCGTCGCAGGCCTTCCAGATCTCGGTGCGCGCGGTCGGCCGGCTCTCGGAACCGCGCGAGTTCGAGAGCATCATCCTGAAGCGCGGACCCGACGGCTCGCTCGTCCAGTTGCGCGACGTCGGCCGCGCCGAGCTGGGCGCCGAGGGCTACTCCTCCAACCTCACCTACAACGGCCACGAGGCCATCGGCATCGGCGTGATGCAGCTCTCCAACGCCAACGCGCTCGAAGTCGACAAAGGCGTGCGCGACGCGCTCGAGCAGCTTTCCAGGCAGTTCCCCCCGGGGCTGAAGTACGCCATCGCCTTCGACACCACCATCGCGGTCGGCGAGTCCATCCGCGAGGTGCTCAAGACGCTGGTCGAAGCCATCATCATCGTCATCCTCGTCATCTTTCTGTTCCTGCAGAGCTGGCGCTCGACCCTCATCCCCGCCGTCACCATCCCGGTGTCGCTCATCGGCACCTTTGCCTTCGTCAAGCTCTTCGGATTCTCCATCAACACGCTCACGCTGTTCGGCATCACGCTCGCCACCGGCCTGGTCGTCGACGACGCTATCGTCGTCATCGAGAACGTGGAGCGCCACCTCGAGGAGGGCCTGCACGACGCCCGCCAGGCGTCGGAAGTCGCGATGGGCGAGGTCACCGGCGCCGTCATCGCCACCTCGCTGGTGCTGATAGCGGTGTTCGTCCCCGTGTCGCTGTTCCCCGGCACGACCGGCCGTCTCTACCAGCAGTTCGCGCTGACCATCGCGTTCTCGATCGCGCTCTCGGCCTTCAACGCGCTCACGCTCACGCCCGCGCTCTCCGCGCTGCTGTTGCGATCCACCCACGGCAAGAAGAACGCGCTCTTCCGTGGCTTCGACGAGGCGCTGAAGCGCTTCACCCAGCGCTACACCGGATGGCTCGGCTACCTGGAAGGCCGCAAGACCGCGGTGGTGGCGGTGTTCCTCGTCGGGCTCGCGCTCACCTACGGCGCCTACCGGCTGGTGCCGACCGCGTTCGTCCCAGAGGAAGA
Above is a window of Terriglobales bacterium DNA encoding:
- a CDS encoding prolipoprotein diacylglyceryl transferase family protein, with the protein product MFPYIKIGPLELGTFGLVVWLALVASYYVLRGEFRRRRLPGDAANLTLLLGVMGVVGAKLYSAFETPHELAAHPFETLFSRTGFTWHGSLVLCALTLLWWARHHRVPVLVLLDACAPATALGYGIGRLGCLVSGDGDYGIPTSLPWCMRFPNGLVPTSECVHPTPIYELILSALIFWFLWNEGKRAAQLQRPAGTVLGEYFFLTGAARFFIEFIRYIEGKSFALGESFGRGFVDWYNGVFGITLPAGYPHALDTAQLFSLGEMLLGAALIAVVVPRFLRGKEEHRILEHTAAFGEATQPEYTPATAECPHPERWRMYDTMSAEVEVLDFLKELVKTAKPRLIVETGTFTALSTIRLAEGLRENGEGKLVTIEYDPRVFAKAKERVEASGVARWIEMRNESSLDAKVDGQIDLLFCDSDLAIREQEVRHFLPQMSPNGLILMHDASTHYKVVREQALRMQAEGLLSVVFLPTPRGLVIAQAKR
- a CDS encoding TolC family protein, which translates into the protein MKARALCLVLMILAVLSAADAAAEAVPFRRAIELALRHSGTMAIASADQQRAHANYLELRNMYLPQVTLGSGLGYSYGYPMSIEGSAPTIFNVDTRQYVINPSHRAFMKAAKVDWNATALNNQDKRNQVILETSSAYIELDKLTSAMHVQQQQEQAALRMEQITGERVQAGLDAEVALTKAKLATARVRMRMAQAAGAADVLRMRLSQLTGLPADSIETVTESVPRLPDVSQEENLSEKAANASPAVRFADETARAKQLRAEGEHKSLWPQVDLAGSYGMFARFNNFEDFFKKFQRNNASIGLAIRFPVLNFSGRAHAEAADAEAIRAKKEAEGVKQQVSSETLRLQRTVKQLAAAREVARLEHALARSDVDSVNARVQAGTASLRDQEEARVAEAERYSQFLDADFELSKAQMQLLTMTGEIEGWALK
- a CDS encoding efflux RND transporter periplasmic adaptor subunit, with amino-acid sequence MLQRPQTPVALLIALAVLAGCGKNKVEGAGGPPAMPVKVQTASLQKVGDFTEYIATLRSRHASVLQPEVEGQVTRIHVRAGQSVQAGQPLLEIDPRKQEATVVSQEAGTRAREAAVAYTGQDLQRKKNLFAAGVISKQELDLAQAAYDASKAELDATQADVRQQRVQLHYFLVKAPEAGIVGDIPVRVGDRVTNQTILTTLDTGGDLEAYISVPAEKSGEVRVGMPIELLDEEGKPMARTTASFVSPRVDPETQLLLLKANVPNAERRFRNEQVVHARVIFREQERPMIPVTAVSRLAGQTFAFVAASENGKTVAKQRSVKLGEVIGNDYVVLDGINPGEKVIVSGVQMLADGMPVNPGS
- a CDS encoding multidrug efflux RND transporter permease subunit, with product MFVKFFIRRPVFATVCSLLIILAGAIAIPTLPVAQFPTLAPPQITVGSFYTGANAQAVETSVTTILEQAINGAEGMRYISSQSANDGSSQITATFDLNRSVDIAAVDVQNRASTALGRLPAEVQTTGVQIFKNSGSFVMAAGFYSPDGKYDSLFISNYLDVYVRDALKRVKGVGDVIIFGERKYAMRLWLDPIRLAKRNLTPGDVVAALREQNVQVAAGQVGQPPTFSSQAFQISVRAVGRLSEPREFESIILKRGPDGSLVQLRDVGRAELGAEGYSSNLTYNGHEAIGIGVMQLSNANALEVDKGVRDALEQLSRQFPPGLKYAIAFDTTIAVGESIREVLKTLVEAIIIVILVIFLFLQSWRSTLIPAVTIPVSLIGTFAFVKLFGFSINTLTLFGITLATGLVVDDAIVVIENVERHLEEGLHDARQASEVAMGEVTGAVIATSLVLIAVFVPVSLFPGTTGRLYQQFALTIAFSIALSAFNALTLTPALSALLLRSTHGKKNALFRGFDEALKRFTQRYTGWLGYLEGRKTAVVAVFLVGLALTYGAYRLVPTAFVPEEDQGWFMVLVQAPDGASLEYTTKVADKVTAVLAQSQDIEGVFAVPGFSFGGAASNRAMIFISLKGFDQRKGDEHSTTAVINHLRGPLMGINEAIVVPFAPPPVEGLGAYGGFQFQLQQTGPGTLEEMQSALNGLLGKARERKELQGLFSSFSAREPQYLVTIDREKAKSLGVPFSQITSALAIYMGSQYVNDFDFNNRSYRVYVQADKQYRTQPRDLRQFYVRADNGMMVPLESLVNVSETTSSSVISHYNLFRTAEINGSAAPGYSSGQAIQVMEEVARQNLPVGYSFEWTGLALEEIQSGGQSMILFGLGLLVVYLTLSAQYESFVLPFIILLAVPMGVLGALVGQYLKGQQNDVYCQIGLLMLIGLASKNAILIVEFAEQLQQRGMGLFEAAVEAARLRLRPILMTSVAFILGVTPLVFATGAGAEGRHSVGTTVFGGMIVSTFLNLFIIPILYVIVRSAIPLNVQQAALRESEADD